A region from the Microcella frigidaquae genome encodes:
- the thrC gene encoding threonine synthase has product MAHQWRGLLHEYRDRLDVSDATPIITLGEGGTPLIPARFLSERTGARVFVKYEGMNPTGSFKDRGMTMAISKAVEHGAKAVICASTGNTSASAAAYATHAGITAAVLVPEGKISMGKLSQAVAHKAEIIQIEGNFDDCLDIARDLSANYPVHLVNSVNPDRIEGQKTAAFEVVEVLGDAPDFHILPVGNAGNYTAYHRGYREELDRGVTTKLPRMFGFQAAGSAPIVLGEPVKKPETIASAIRIGNPASWELALAARDDSNGFFGAISDEGILVAHRLLSQEVGIFVEPASAISVAGLLERAEAGAIPAGSTVVLTVTGHGLKDPQWALRREDGSEVSPTVVPVDTAEVASVLGLQRVGA; this is encoded by the coding sequence ATGGCGCACCAGTGGCGCGGGCTCCTGCACGAGTACCGCGATCGTCTCGACGTCAGCGACGCGACCCCGATCATCACCCTGGGGGAGGGCGGCACGCCGCTGATCCCCGCCCGCTTTCTCAGCGAGCGCACCGGTGCCCGGGTGTTCGTGAAGTACGAGGGCATGAACCCGACCGGGTCGTTCAAGGATCGCGGCATGACGATGGCGATCTCGAAGGCCGTCGAGCACGGTGCGAAGGCCGTCATCTGCGCCTCGACCGGCAACACCTCGGCCTCGGCCGCCGCCTACGCGACCCACGCCGGCATCACCGCCGCGGTGCTCGTGCCCGAGGGCAAGATCTCGATGGGCAAGCTCAGCCAGGCCGTCGCCCACAAGGCCGAGATCATCCAGATCGAGGGCAACTTCGACGACTGCCTCGACATCGCCCGCGACCTGTCGGCGAACTACCCGGTGCACCTCGTCAACTCGGTGAACCCCGACCGCATCGAGGGCCAGAAGACGGCCGCGTTCGAGGTCGTCGAGGTGCTCGGTGATGCGCCCGACTTCCACATCCTCCCCGTCGGCAACGCCGGCAACTACACCGCCTACCACCGCGGGTACCGCGAGGAGCTCGACCGCGGTGTCACCACGAAGCTGCCGCGCATGTTCGGCTTCCAGGCGGCCGGCAGCGCCCCGATCGTGCTCGGCGAGCCGGTGAAGAAGCCGGAGACCATCGCGAGCGCCATCCGCATCGGCAACCCGGCGTCATGGGAGCTCGCGCTGGCCGCCCGGGACGACAGCAACGGCTTCTTCGGCGCCATCAGCGACGAGGGCATCCTCGTCGCCCACCGCCTGCTCTCGCAGGAGGTCGGCATCTTCGTCGAGCCCGCGTCGGCGATCTCGGTCGCCGGCCTGCTCGAGCGGGCCGAGGCCGGCGCGATCCCCGCGGGATCGACCGTCGTGCTCACGGTCACCGGGCACGGTCTGAAGGACCCGCAGTGGGCCCTCCGCCGCGAAGACGGCTCCGAGGTCTCGCCGACGGTCGTGCCGGTCGACACCGCCGAGGTCGCCTCGGTGCTGGGGCTGCAGAGGGTCGGCGCGTGA
- the atpB gene encoding F0F1 ATP synthase subunit A, translating to MLETPLSAAALIPILALATTPATETPEFKGPSIMDFFPPAILFEGTPFELNRIMLLRLVIVALIFILFWLGTRKMQLVPGRFQGTIEMGLEFVRKGIVEDLLGQKDGKRFLPLITTIFFLVLFMNLTGIVPGINISANSVIGMPLVLAIAAYIAFIWAGLRKHPWTFIRNALFPPGVPPFLYIIVTPIEFVSMFVLRPVTLTLRLLMNMIVGHLLLVLFFSATAFFMVELGGWWIAASAVTLAFGTAFTFFEILVSVLQAYVFALLTTVYIQLALADEH from the coding sequence ATGCTGGAGACTCCCCTGAGCGCTGCTGCCCTGATCCCCATCCTCGCTCTTGCGACCACTCCGGCGACGGAGACCCCGGAATTCAAGGGTCCGTCGATCATGGACTTCTTTCCGCCGGCGATCCTGTTCGAGGGCACCCCCTTCGAGCTGAACCGCATTATGCTGCTCCGGCTCGTCATCGTCGCGCTGATCTTCATCCTGTTCTGGCTCGGCACCCGCAAGATGCAGCTGGTCCCCGGCCGCTTCCAGGGCACGATCGAGATGGGCCTCGAGTTCGTGCGCAAGGGCATCGTCGAGGACCTTCTCGGTCAGAAGGACGGCAAGCGGTTCCTGCCGCTGATCACGACGATCTTCTTCCTCGTGCTCTTCATGAACCTGACCGGCATCGTGCCGGGCATCAACATCTCGGCCAACTCCGTGATCGGCATGCCCCTCGTGCTCGCGATCGCCGCCTACATCGCCTTCATCTGGGCCGGCCTCCGCAAGCACCCGTGGACCTTCATCCGCAACGCGCTCTTCCCGCCCGGGGTCCCGCCCTTCCTGTACATCATCGTCACGCCCATCGAGTTCGTCTCGATGTTCGTGCTGCGGCCCGTGACGCTGACGCTCCGACTCCTGATGAACATGATCGTCGGGCACCTGCTCCTGGTGCTGTTCTTCTCGGCGACCGCCTTCTTCATGGTCGAGCTCGGCGGCTGGTGGATCGCCGCGAGCGCCGTGACCCTCGCGTTCGGCACGGCCTTCACCTTCTTCGAGATCCTGGTCTCGGTGCTGCAGGCCTACGTCTTCGCCCTCCTGACCACCGTCTACATCCAGCTCGCGCTGGCAGACGAGCACTAG
- the thrB gene encoding homoserine kinase, producing the protein MTGGDARLRGRRVTVRVPASSANLGPGFDTLGLALAYYDELEVAVRDEPGATVEVHGVGAGEVPTDASNLIVRSIAHLFADRGIELPGLDLVARNVIPHGSGMGSSAAAIVGGLMAARGLLDGIVDIDGDELLRLATELEGHPDNVAPALFGGLTIAWTTPEGPRHKRLTVHRGVSLLVAAPDSVTVSTALARSLQPESVPHEDAIFNVSRSALLIAALIQSPELLFAATEDKLHQTYRASAMPATSALIEQLRAEGFAAVVSGAGPSVLVLCSDPAQRVEAAAVIERQSTTPWTVHMLAVDFKGATVVAHPAEVVA; encoded by the coding sequence GTGACCGGAGGTGATGCGCGCCTGCGGGGTCGTCGCGTCACCGTGCGGGTGCCCGCCAGCTCCGCGAACCTCGGGCCGGGATTCGACACCCTCGGCCTCGCGCTCGCCTACTACGACGAGCTCGAGGTCGCCGTCCGCGACGAGCCCGGCGCCACCGTCGAGGTGCACGGGGTGGGAGCGGGCGAGGTGCCGACCGATGCCTCGAACCTCATCGTGCGCTCCATCGCGCACCTCTTCGCCGACCGCGGCATCGAGTTGCCCGGTCTCGATCTGGTGGCCCGCAACGTCATTCCGCACGGCAGCGGCATGGGCTCCTCGGCCGCGGCGATCGTCGGCGGTCTCATGGCGGCACGCGGCCTCCTCGACGGCATCGTCGACATCGACGGCGACGAGCTCCTGCGGCTCGCGACCGAGCTCGAGGGGCATCCCGATAACGTCGCCCCCGCCCTTTTCGGCGGACTCACGATCGCGTGGACCACGCCCGAGGGCCCGCGCCACAAGCGGCTGACCGTGCACCGCGGCGTCTCGCTGCTCGTGGCGGCGCCCGACAGCGTGACCGTCTCAACGGCGCTCGCCCGCTCGCTGCAGCCCGAGTCGGTGCCCCACGAGGACGCGATCTTCAACGTCTCGCGCTCCGCGCTGCTCATCGCCGCGCTCATCCAGAGTCCCGAGCTGCTGTTCGCGGCGACGGAGGACAAGCTGCACCAGACCTATCGGGCCAGCGCGATGCCGGCGACCAGCGCACTCATCGAGCAGCTGCGGGCGGAGGGCTTCGCGGCGGTCGTCTCCGGCGCCGGCCCCTCGGTGCTCGTGCTGTGCAGCGACCCGGCGCAGCGCGTCGAGGCCGCGGCCGTCATCGAGCGGCAGTCCACCACGCCGTGGACCGTGCACATGCTGGCCGTCGATTTCAAGGGTGCTACAGTGGTGGCGCATCCGGCCGAGGTCGTGGCCTAG
- a CDS encoding F0F1 ATP synthase subunit B has product MLAELIVAAEETPNPLLPAWYDIVYSLIPFILVLLLFWRVVLPRMQKTLDERAALIEGGIAKAESAQAEAQAALEQYNALLAEGRAEAAKIREQARAEGAAILAELKESAQAEAARITANAQLQIEAERQAALVSLRAEVGSLALDLASGVIGETLSDDKRASALVDRFLAELESDTASKKAAK; this is encoded by the coding sequence ATGCTCGCAGAGCTCATCGTTGCGGCGGAGGAGACCCCGAACCCGCTGCTTCCGGCGTGGTACGACATCGTCTACTCGCTGATCCCGTTCATCCTCGTCCTGCTGCTGTTCTGGCGGGTCGTCCTGCCGCGCATGCAGAAGACGCTCGACGAGCGCGCCGCGCTCATCGAGGGCGGGATCGCGAAGGCCGAGTCGGCCCAGGCCGAGGCCCAGGCGGCCCTCGAGCAGTACAACGCGCTGCTCGCCGAGGGGCGTGCCGAGGCCGCGAAGATCCGCGAGCAGGCCCGCGCCGAGGGTGCGGCGATCCTCGCTGAGCTCAAGGAGAGCGCGCAGGCCGAGGCAGCGCGCATCACCGCGAACGCTCAGCTGCAGATCGAGGCCGAGCGCCAGGCGGCGCTCGTCTCGCTGCGGGCCGAGGTCGGCTCGCTCGCGCTCGATCTCGCCAGCGGCGTGATCGGTGAGACCCTGTCGGACGACAAGCGCGCGAGCGCCCTCGTCGACCGCTTCCTCGCCGAGCTCGAGAGCGACACCGCGTCGAAGAAGGCGGCCAAGTAA
- the atpE gene encoding ATP synthase F0 subunit C: protein MDANTVLAEISGNIATVGYGLSAIGAGIGVGIVVGKTIESVARQPELQGRLTVLMYIGIAFTEALAFIGIATYFIFTN, encoded by the coding sequence GTGGACGCAAACACGGTTCTCGCCGAGATCAGCGGCAACATCGCCACCGTCGGCTACGGCCTCTCGGCGATCGGTGCCGGTATCGGTGTGGGCATCGTCGTCGGCAAGACGATCGAGTCGGTCGCGCGCCAGCCCGAGCTCCAGGGCCGCCTGACGGTCCTCATGTACATCGGTATCGCCTTCACCGAGGCGCTCGCGTTCATCGGTATCGCGACGTACTTCATCTTCACGAACTAG
- the prfA gene encoding peptide chain release factor 1: MFDSIAALVAEHEALQEQLGDPAVHADAARAKKLNRRYAELSQIVDAHAKWQQATDDLAAAKELAKDDEAFADEIPALEQQIGERAEKLRRLLIPRDPDDGRDVIMEIKGGEGGEESALFAADLLRMYSYYAESRGWKVELLDATRSDMGGYKDVQVAIKGSSADPAEGVWASLKYEGGVHRVQRVPATESQGRIHTSTTGVLVFPEVDEPEEVEINQNDLKIDVYRSSGPGGQSVNTTDSAVRITHLPTGIVVSMQNEKSQLQNREAAMRVLRARILAKQQEELDAAASDARKSQIRGMDRSERIRTYNFPENRIADHRTGYKAYNLDAVMNGALGPVVESCIQADEEARLAALGDGAA, encoded by the coding sequence GTGTTCGATTCGATCGCGGCCCTGGTCGCCGAGCACGAGGCTCTGCAGGAGCAGCTCGGCGACCCGGCCGTGCATGCCGACGCCGCCCGCGCGAAGAAGCTCAACCGGCGCTACGCCGAGCTGAGCCAGATCGTGGATGCGCACGCCAAGTGGCAGCAGGCCACCGACGACCTCGCCGCGGCCAAGGAGCTCGCGAAGGACGACGAGGCGTTCGCCGACGAGATCCCCGCGCTCGAGCAGCAGATCGGCGAGCGCGCCGAGAAGCTGCGCCGCCTGCTGATCCCGCGCGACCCGGACGACGGGCGCGACGTGATCATGGAGATCAAGGGCGGTGAGGGCGGCGAGGAGTCGGCGCTGTTCGCCGCCGACCTCCTGCGCATGTACTCGTACTACGCCGAGTCGCGCGGCTGGAAGGTCGAACTGCTCGACGCCACCCGCAGCGACATGGGCGGCTACAAGGACGTCCAGGTGGCCATCAAGGGCTCCTCGGCCGACCCGGCCGAGGGCGTCTGGGCGAGCCTGAAGTACGAGGGCGGCGTGCACCGCGTGCAGCGCGTGCCGGCGACCGAGTCGCAGGGCCGCATCCACACCTCGACGACGGGCGTGCTCGTCTTCCCCGAGGTCGATGAGCCCGAAGAGGTCGAGATCAACCAGAACGACCTCAAGATCGACGTCTACCGCTCGAGCGGCCCCGGCGGCCAGAGCGTCAACACCACCGACTCGGCCGTGCGCATCACCCACCTGCCGACCGGCATCGTCGTGTCGATGCAGAACGAGAAGAGCCAGCTGCAGAACCGCGAGGCGGCGATGCGCGTGCTGCGTGCCCGCATCCTCGCCAAGCAGCAGGAGGAGCTGGACGCGGCGGCGAGCGACGCGCGCAAGAGCCAGATCCGCGGCATGGACCGCTCGGAGCGCATCCGCACGTACAACTTCCCGGAGAACCGCATCGCCGACCATCGCACCGGCTACAAGGCCTACAACCTCGACGCCGTCATGAACGGGGCGCTCGGGCCGGTCGTCGAGTCGTGCATCCAGGCCGACGAGGAGGCCCGGCTCGCCGCGCTCGGCGACGGCGCGGCCTAG
- a CDS encoding MraY family glycosyltransferase yields MTFYLLVALIAGVVSFGASWAVLRLSHRFKLYPGIRDRDVHTTPTPRLGGIAIVIGIVTALVIASQISWFDLVYADPFPIIAIVASALVMLGLGVVDDLYDLNWMTKLAGQLLIAGFLAWSSLQLTSLPIGPDGGITVLSPTLSLIVTVLAVVLVMNAVNFIDGLDGLVAGVTIIAGTVFFIYSYLLSIDTAQTAFNLASLVMAVLLGATAGFLPFNWHPAKIFMGDGGALVVGMLMAVSTISVTGQIDPGIDRSQLVPAFIPLALPFAVLIVPLLDFGLAVLRRLRAGKSPFSADRKHLHHRLLDMGHSHFHAVLIFYAWTAVVAVGALLFLFWPWWWALTAVVVGLIACTAVTLAPLSRRKRIEAAAQSAPEGEAALARFDPLDAAAPDPLSDELDAPAPEHLAEARPEETR; encoded by the coding sequence GTGACCTTCTACCTGCTCGTCGCCCTGATCGCGGGGGTGGTGAGCTTCGGAGCCTCGTGGGCGGTGCTGCGGCTCAGCCACCGCTTCAAGCTCTACCCGGGCATCCGCGATCGCGATGTGCACACGACGCCCACGCCCCGCCTCGGCGGCATCGCCATCGTCATCGGCATCGTCACTGCCCTCGTCATCGCCTCGCAGATCAGCTGGTTCGACCTGGTCTACGCCGACCCATTCCCGATCATCGCGATCGTGGCTTCCGCGCTGGTCATGCTCGGCCTGGGGGTGGTCGACGATCTCTACGACCTCAACTGGATGACGAAGCTCGCCGGGCAGCTGCTCATCGCGGGCTTCCTCGCCTGGTCGAGTCTGCAGCTCACCTCGCTGCCGATCGGGCCCGACGGCGGCATCACGGTGCTCTCGCCCACCCTGTCGCTGATCGTCACCGTGCTCGCGGTCGTGCTCGTGATGAATGCCGTCAACTTCATCGACGGCCTCGATGGCCTCGTGGCCGGGGTGACGATCATCGCGGGCACCGTGTTCTTCATCTACAGCTACCTGCTGTCGATCGATACCGCGCAGACGGCGTTCAACCTCGCCTCGCTCGTGATGGCGGTGCTGCTGGGGGCGACCGCCGGCTTCCTGCCGTTCAACTGGCACCCCGCCAAGATCTTCATGGGCGACGGGGGAGCCCTCGTCGTCGGCATGCTCATGGCCGTGTCGACGATCTCGGTGACGGGCCAGATCGACCCCGGCATCGACCGCAGCCAACTGGTGCCGGCGTTCATCCCCCTGGCCCTGCCGTTCGCCGTGCTGATCGTGCCGCTGCTCGACTTCGGCCTCGCGGTGCTGCGGCGGCTTCGAGCCGGCAAGTCGCCGTTCAGCGCCGATCGCAAGCATCTGCACCACCGCCTGCTCGACATGGGGCACTCCCACTTCCACGCCGTGCTGATCTTCTACGCCTGGACGGCCGTGGTCGCCGTGGGCGCCCTGCTCTTCCTGTTCTGGCCCTGGTGGTGGGCGCTGACGGCGGTCGTGGTCGGCCTCATCGCCTGCACCGCGGTCACCCTCGCGCCTCTCAGCCGCCGCAAGCGCATCGAGGCCGCCGCCCAGTCGGCACCCGAGGGCGAGGCGGCACTGGCCCGTTTCGATCCGCTGGATGCTGCCGCCCCCGACCCCCTGAGCGACGAGCTCGACGCGCCCGCGCCCGAGCACCTCGCCGAAGCCCGACCGGAGGAGACCCGATGA
- the rho gene encoding transcription termination factor Rho has product MTDPTVRASSADVPADLSALKLAELQQLATELGVVGVSKLRKGELVDAITQTQNAEGAEAPAAEAPAVEIAAGAASTDTASTDTASTDTASTDTASTDTAVAESPRRRGSRRATTDTLTPAPVAAGETAGDTAGDTASAAAEPAEPAEQGAEPAAEGEDGAASGSRRSRNRNRRGGDRAESGEGRGQNGQNGQNGQAPQGGEPRQQQGGQQNQNGQNGQQNRGPQNDRAEQDAEGRGRNRGRGRDRKRGPGGDEIEPEISDDDILIPIAGILDVLDNYAFVRTTGYLPGPSDVYVSLGQVKKYGLRKGDAVVGAIRQPRENESQGRQKYNALVRVDSINGQTIDEAAARVEFSKLTPLYPTERLRLETDAATLSTRIIDLAAPIGKGQRGLIVSPPKAGKTLVLQAIADAIAKNNPEVHLMVVLVDERPEEVTDMQRSVKGEVIASTFDRPAEDHTTVAELAIERAKRLVELGHDVVVLLDSITRLGRAYNVTAPTSGRILSGGVDSAALYPPKRFFGAARNIEDGGSLTILATALVETGSKMDEVIFEEFKGTGNMELRLSRQLADKRIFPAVDISASGTRREEMLLGADEVRVTWQLRRALASLDTQQALELVLGKLKETGSNVEFLVAVQKSLPQAPSHVDG; this is encoded by the coding sequence GTGACTGACCCCACCGTCCGTGCCTCGAGTGCGGATGTCCCCGCCGACCTGAGCGCCCTCAAGCTCGCCGAGCTGCAGCAGCTCGCCACCGAGCTCGGCGTCGTCGGCGTGTCCAAACTTCGCAAGGGAGAGCTTGTGGACGCCATCACCCAGACCCAGAACGCCGAGGGCGCCGAGGCCCCCGCCGCCGAGGCTCCTGCCGTCGAGATCGCCGCCGGGGCCGCCAGCACTGACACCGCCAGCACCGACACGGCCAGCACCGACACGGCCAGCACTGACACCGCCAGCACCGACACCGCGGTCGCCGAGTCCCCGCGCCGCCGCGGCTCGCGCCGCGCCACCACCGACACCCTCACCCCGGCGCCCGTCGCCGCGGGGGAGACCGCTGGTGACACCGCCGGCGACACCGCCAGCGCCGCCGCTGAGCCCGCCGAGCCCGCCGAGCAGGGCGCCGAGCCCGCCGCCGAGGGCGAGGACGGCGCCGCATCCGGCAGCCGTCGCAGCCGCAACCGCAACCGCCGGGGCGGCGACCGTGCCGAGAGCGGCGAGGGTCGCGGCCAGAACGGCCAGAACGGCCAGAACGGCCAGGCCCCGCAGGGCGGTGAGCCCCGCCAGCAGCAGGGCGGCCAGCAGAACCAGAACGGCCAGAACGGCCAGCAGAACCGCGGCCCGCAGAACGACCGCGCCGAGCAGGACGCCGAGGGGCGCGGCCGCAACCGCGGCCGCGGCCGTGACCGCAAGCGCGGCCCGGGCGGCGACGAGATCGAGCCCGAGATCAGCGACGACGACATCCTGATCCCGATCGCGGGCATCCTCGACGTGCTCGACAACTACGCCTTCGTGCGCACCACCGGCTACCTGCCCGGCCCGAGCGACGTCTACGTCTCGCTCGGCCAGGTCAAGAAGTACGGCTTGCGCAAGGGCGACGCGGTCGTCGGCGCGATCCGCCAGCCGCGCGAGAACGAGAGCCAGGGCCGCCAGAAGTACAACGCGCTCGTGCGCGTCGACTCGATCAACGGCCAGACCATCGACGAGGCCGCCGCCCGTGTCGAGTTCAGCAAGCTCACGCCGCTGTACCCGACCGAGCGACTGCGCCTCGAGACCGACGCGGCCACGCTGTCGACCCGCATCATCGACCTCGCCGCACCGATCGGCAAGGGCCAGCGCGGCCTCATCGTCTCGCCGCCCAAGGCCGGCAAGACGCTCGTGCTGCAGGCCATCGCCGACGCGATCGCGAAGAACAACCCCGAGGTGCACCTCATGGTCGTGCTCGTCGACGAGCGCCCCGAGGAGGTCACCGACATGCAGCGCTCGGTGAAGGGCGAGGTCATCGCCTCGACCTTCGACCGCCCCGCCGAGGATCACACGACGGTCGCCGAGCTCGCCATCGAGCGCGCGAAGCGCCTCGTCGAGCTGGGCCACGACGTCGTCGTGCTGCTCGACTCGATCACCCGCCTCGGCCGCGCGTACAACGTGACGGCGCCGACGAGCGGGCGCATCCTCTCGGGCGGGGTCGACTCGGCCGCGCTCTACCCGCCGAAGCGCTTCTTCGGTGCCGCGCGCAACATCGAGGATGGCGGCTCGCTGACCATCCTCGCGACCGCGCTCGTCGAGACCGGCTCGAAGATGGACGAGGTGATCTTCGAGGAGTTCAAGGGCACCGGCAACATGGAGCTCCGCCTCTCGCGCCAGCTCGCCGACAAGCGCATCTTCCCGGCCGTCGACATTTCGGCCTCCGGCACCCGCCGCGAGGAGATGCTGCTCGGCGCCGACGAGGTGCGCGTCACCTGGCAGCTGCGCCGCGCGCTCGCGAGCCTCGACACCCAGCAGGCGCTCGAGCTCGTGCTCGGCAAGCTGAAGGAGACGGGTTCGAACGTCGAGTTCCTCGTCGCCGTGCAGAAGTCGCTGCCGCAGGCGCCGTCGCACGTCGACGGCTAG
- a CDS encoding helix-turn-helix domain-containing protein, with translation MARFSTRQPGRLIRRARLDAGLTQSELASRAGISQPSLAQMERDTRTPSDEMLERVLRAADYRPSLPLADFASQISALAAKRGIERVRVFGSIVRGEDHFDSDIDLLVSPRPHVDLLDLALFAEEVRVMTGFPVDVVADTSDAPRVIDAAREAVGL, from the coding sequence GTGGCTCGCTTCTCGACGAGGCAACCCGGCCGACTCATCCGCCGGGCGCGGCTGGATGCTGGCCTCACGCAGAGCGAGCTAGCCAGCCGGGCCGGCATCAGTCAGCCGAGCCTCGCGCAGATGGAGAGGGACACGCGCACGCCCTCGGACGAGATGCTCGAGCGCGTGTTGCGCGCGGCCGACTATCGACCCTCGCTGCCCCTCGCCGACTTCGCGTCTCAGATCTCGGCGCTTGCGGCGAAGCGCGGCATCGAGCGGGTTCGGGTGTTCGGCTCGATCGTCCGGGGTGAGGACCACTTCGACAGCGACATCGACCTTCTCGTCTCGCCCCGTCCCCACGTCGACCTGCTCGATCTGGCGCTGTTCGCGGAGGAGGTGCGTGTCATGACGGGCTTCCCGGTCGACGTGGTCGCCGACACCTCCGACGCTCCCCGGGTCATCGACGCCGCTCGCGAAGCGGTCGGCCTGTGA
- a CDS encoding L-threonylcarbamoyladenylate synthase — MTAVYDCSVESELLEGLRAARGAIGRGELVVIPTDTVYGLAADAFRPAAVERLLTAKEASREAPPAVLIPGIPTLNALAESVPAPIEALVAEFWPGALTVVVEARESLAWDLGESRGTVALRMPDNRHARHLLADTGPLAVTSANISGMPAATTAQEALAMLGDRVSVVLDGGALEGDAAERVSTIVDATSLHLPEGTLRILRQGAIPEAEILRVAGADRAA, encoded by the coding sequence ATGACCGCCGTGTACGACTGCTCCGTCGAGAGCGAGCTTCTCGAGGGCCTGCGGGCCGCGCGCGGGGCCATCGGGCGCGGCGAGCTCGTGGTGATCCCGACCGACACGGTCTACGGCCTGGCCGCCGACGCCTTCCGCCCCGCCGCGGTCGAGCGCCTCCTCACGGCGAAGGAGGCGAGCCGCGAGGCGCCGCCCGCCGTGCTCATCCCGGGCATCCCGACCCTGAACGCGCTCGCCGAGAGCGTTCCCGCCCCGATCGAGGCCCTCGTCGCGGAGTTCTGGCCGGGCGCGCTCACGGTCGTCGTCGAGGCCCGCGAGTCGCTCGCCTGGGATCTCGGCGAGTCGCGCGGCACGGTCGCGCTCCGCATGCCCGACAACCGCCACGCGCGCCACCTGCTGGCCGACACCGGCCCGCTCGCCGTCACGAGCGCGAACATCAGCGGGATGCCCGCCGCGACCACCGCGCAGGAGGCGCTCGCGATGCTCGGCGACCGCGTTTCGGTCGTCCTCGACGGGGGAGCGCTCGAGGGCGACGCCGCCGAGCGGGTCTCCACCATCGTCGATGCGACGAGCCTGCACCTGCCCGAGGGCACGCTCCGCATCCTGCGCCAGGGGGCGATCCCCGAGGCCGAGATCCTCCGCGTCGCGGGCGCGGATCGGGCGGCGTGA
- a CDS encoding HAD family hydrolase → MTLLYVFDMDDVLYDYDWRTRMADLTALTGHDLHELRRRWWISGMEWEAEAGDPSDPDEYLRRVTGIIGAEISREEWVRIRSEATQPRPAALAAVRRAAELGRVALLTNNGILIHEHLHEVAPELVPIMGRENMHASAAFGARKPDPLVYERILAHYGAAAADTFFTDDRIENIEGAESIGITGHLYVDEASLLAAIEAFAAEARAA, encoded by the coding sequence GTGACCCTGCTCTACGTGTTCGACATGGACGACGTGCTCTACGACTACGACTGGCGCACGCGCATGGCCGACCTCACCGCGCTGACCGGCCACGACCTGCACGAGCTGCGCCGCCGCTGGTGGATCAGCGGCATGGAGTGGGAGGCCGAGGCCGGCGACCCGAGCGACCCCGACGAGTACCTGCGACGCGTGACGGGCATCATCGGGGCCGAGATCTCGCGGGAGGAGTGGGTGCGCATCCGCTCGGAGGCGACGCAGCCGCGCCCCGCGGCCCTCGCCGCCGTGCGCCGCGCCGCCGAGCTGGGCCGGGTCGCGCTGCTGACCAACAACGGGATCCTCATCCACGAGCACCTGCACGAGGTCGCGCCCGAGCTCGTGCCGATCATGGGCCGCGAGAACATGCACGCCTCGGCCGCGTTCGGCGCCCGCAAGCCCGACCCGCTCGTCTACGAGCGCATCCTCGCCCACTACGGGGCCGCTGCCGCCGACACCTTCTTCACGGATGACCGCATCGAGAACATCGAGGGCGCCGAGTCGATCGGCATCACCGGGCACCTCTACGTCGACGAGGCATCGCTGCTCGCCGCGATCGAGGCCTTCGCGGCGGAGGCGCGCGCCGCATAG
- the prmC gene encoding peptide chain release factor N(5)-glutamine methyltransferase, producing the protein MSKPDLAALRAHAIGVLAEAGVPSPEADADLLIGHVLGMSRGQVQAKALIGAPVDAEQVMTITEYIERRATREPAQHITGLAPFRTLELAVGPGVFVPRPETEFVVQFAIDALAAVPSPEPLAVDLGSGSGAIALAMAVEVPHARVIAVENSVAAVPWTSRNVARWGDERVRLVVADLADALPELDGTVDVVASNPPYIPEGAVPRDPEVRLFDPPAALYGGADGLDAVHALTATARRLLRPGGTLVIEHGELQGAAIAAIVRAAGFTAIATHRDLLGRDRATTAHR; encoded by the coding sequence GTGTCGAAGCCCGACCTCGCCGCCCTGCGCGCGCACGCCATCGGTGTGCTCGCGGAGGCCGGCGTGCCCAGCCCGGAGGCCGACGCCGACCTGCTGATCGGGCACGTGCTCGGCATGAGCCGTGGACAGGTGCAGGCGAAGGCCCTGATCGGCGCGCCCGTCGACGCCGAGCAGGTCATGACGATCACCGAGTACATCGAGCGGCGCGCGACGCGCGAACCCGCGCAGCACATCACGGGGCTCGCGCCGTTCCGCACCCTCGAGCTCGCGGTCGGCCCGGGTGTCTTCGTGCCGCGGCCCGAGACCGAGTTCGTCGTGCAGTTCGCGATCGACGCGCTCGCCGCCGTGCCGAGCCCCGAGCCGCTCGCCGTCGACCTCGGCAGCGGCAGCGGGGCGATCGCGCTGGCGATGGCGGTCGAGGTGCCGCACGCCCGGGTGATCGCGGTCGAGAACTCGGTCGCGGCCGTGCCCTGGACATCCCGCAACGTCGCTCGCTGGGGCGACGAGCGCGTGCGCCTCGTCGTCGCCGATCTGGCGGATGCGCTGCCCGAGCTCGACGGCACCGTCGACGTCGTCGCCTCCAACCCGCCGTACATTCCCGAGGGCGCCGTGCCGCGCGACCCCGAGGTGCGGCTGTTCGACCCGCCCGCCGCGCTCTACGGGGGAGCGGACGGGCTCGACGCCGTGCACGCCCTCACCGCCACCGCGCGCCGGCTGCTGCGCCCGGGCGGCACGCTCGTCATCGAGCACGGCGAGCTGCAGGGCGCGGCCATCGCCGCCATCGTGCGCGCGGCGGGCTTCACGGCCATCGCCACCCACCGCGACCTGCTCGGCCGCGACCGCGCGACGACCGCCCACCGCTGA